One Aquamicrobium sp. genomic region harbors:
- a CDS encoding MlaD family protein produces METRANYVMVGIFTLVTVLAAFGFVYWTAGIGDRGEVSTLRFRIHGSASGLVRGSVVLFNGVKVGDVTRVYIDVSNPSVAIADAQVDRLTPVTRSTQADVGLAGLTGQANIEMRGGNPAEPNLLDLAEAEDTIAELTANPSAVANLLESAQSIFVRADAVLSQLEGFATDARGPLTETLRNAEKFTAALGDNAESIDEFLASVGTLSESLTAVSGRLDSTLTAAEDLINSVDREQVKATVANVEQFTQRLNDATTNIDRIMKGVEEGVASISTFTASANETLSKVDTIIESVDPAAVRTALTNFEQASTTVNAAVNDIGKVAEKVGNRAEDIDAIVTDARQLSARLAQASERIDGILVKVDNLLGSDDAGGLMAEASETLKAFREVAATLNARMGTITDGLARFSGQGLRDVEALVRDSRRSITRIEQAITDLERNPQRILSGGAGAVREHDGRSRR; encoded by the coding sequence ATGGAGACACGCGCCAACTACGTCATGGTCGGCATCTTCACGCTGGTTACGGTGCTGGCGGCGTTCGGCTTCGTCTACTGGACGGCCGGCATCGGCGACCGCGGCGAGGTGTCGACGCTGCGCTTCCGCATCCACGGCTCCGCCTCCGGCCTCGTGCGCGGCTCGGTGGTGCTGTTCAACGGCGTCAAGGTGGGCGACGTCACCCGCGTCTATATCGACGTGTCGAACCCCTCGGTCGCCATCGCCGACGCACAGGTCGACCGGCTGACGCCGGTGACGCGCTCGACGCAGGCCGATGTCGGCCTCGCCGGCCTGACGGGCCAGGCCAACATCGAGATGCGCGGCGGCAACCCGGCCGAGCCGAACCTGCTCGACCTCGCCGAGGCCGAGGACACCATCGCCGAACTGACCGCCAACCCCTCCGCCGTCGCCAACCTCCTGGAAAGCGCGCAGAGCATCTTCGTGCGCGCCGATGCGGTGCTGTCCCAGCTGGAAGGCTTCGCGACCGACGCCCGCGGGCCGCTGACCGAGACGCTGAGGAACGCCGAGAAGTTCACCGCCGCGCTCGGCGACAATGCCGAGTCCATCGACGAGTTCCTCGCCAGCGTCGGCACGCTGTCGGAATCGCTGACCGCCGTGTCGGGGCGTCTCGATTCGACGCTCACCGCCGCCGAGGACCTCATCAACTCGGTCGACCGCGAGCAGGTGAAGGCGACCGTCGCCAATGTCGAGCAGTTCACGCAGCGCCTCAACGACGCCACCACCAACATCGACCGCATCATGAAAGGCGTGGAGGAGGGCGTGGCCTCGATCTCGACCTTCACCGCGTCCGCCAACGAGACGCTGTCGAAGGTCGACACCATCATCGAAAGCGTCGATCCGGCCGCCGTGCGCACGGCGCTGACCAATTTCGAGCAGGCGAGCACCACCGTCAACGCCGCCGTCAACGACATCGGCAAGGTGGCCGAGAAGGTCGGCAACCGCGCCGAGGACATCGACGCCATCGTCACCGACGCGCGCCAGCTTTCCGCGCGCCTCGCCCAGGCGTCGGAGCGTATCGACGGCATCCTCGTCAAGGTCGACAACCTGCTCGGCTCCGACGACGCCGGCGGCCTGATGGCGGAGGCATCGGAAACGCTGAAGGCGTTCCGCGAGGTGGCCGCCACGCTGAACGCGCGCATGGGCACCATCACCGACGGGCTGGCGCGCTTCTCCGGCCAGGGCCTGCGCGACGTCGAGGCGCTGGTGCGCGATTCGCGCCGCTCGATCACCCGCATCGAGCAGGCGATCACCGATCTGGAGCGCAATCCGCAGCGCATCCTGAGCGGCGGGGCCGGCGCGGTTCGGGAACATGACGGCCGGTCGCGGCGTTGA
- a CDS encoding oxaloacetate decarboxylase, translating to MLDQREKFERFRALHAGTRAFVIPNPWDAGSARLLASLGFEALATTSAGYAFSKGKLDSFAGLERDEILANAAEIVAATDLPVSADLEDGFGAAPETCAETVALACGIGLVGGSIEDATCDPASPIYELPLAVERVRAAAEAARGLPFLLTARAENFLWDRPDLDDTIERLQAFSAAGADVLYAPGLPDLDAIRTVCAAVDKPVNVVMGLKGPRFSVDELSDAGVRRISVGGSFARAALGALMRAAQEVRTAGTFDYAADALPAATVAALMSREKRSGRG from the coding sequence ATGCTGGACCAGAGGGAAAAATTCGAGCGGTTCAGGGCGCTGCATGCGGGCACGCGCGCCTTCGTCATTCCCAATCCGTGGGACGCCGGCTCCGCCCGCCTGCTGGCGAGCCTCGGCTTCGAGGCCCTTGCCACCACCAGCGCCGGCTATGCCTTCTCGAAGGGCAAGCTCGATTCCTTCGCCGGCCTCGAGCGCGACGAGATTCTCGCCAACGCGGCCGAGATCGTCGCCGCGACCGACCTGCCGGTGTCGGCCGATCTCGAGGACGGCTTCGGGGCGGCCCCCGAAACCTGCGCCGAGACCGTCGCTCTCGCCTGCGGCATCGGGCTCGTCGGCGGCTCGATCGAGGATGCGACGTGCGATCCGGCTTCGCCGATCTACGAGCTGCCGCTGGCTGTCGAGCGCGTCCGGGCGGCCGCCGAAGCCGCGCGCGGCCTGCCTTTCCTGCTGACCGCGCGGGCCGAGAACTTCCTGTGGGACCGGCCCGACCTCGACGACACGATCGAAAGGCTGCAAGCCTTCTCCGCCGCCGGCGCGGACGTGCTCTACGCGCCGGGCCTGCCCGATCTCGACGCCATCCGCACGGTCTGCGCCGCCGTCGACAAGCCGGTCAACGTGGTCATGGGCCTGAAGGGCCCGCGCTTTTCCGTCGACGAGCTCTCCGACGCCGGCGTGCGCCGCATCAGCGTCGGCGGCTCCTTCGCCCGCGCCGCGCTCGGCGCCCTGATGCGCGCCGCGCAGGAAGTCCGGACCGCCGGCACCTTCGATTACGCCGCGGACGCTCTGCCCGCCGCCACCGTCGCCGCCCTGATGTCGCGGGAAAAGCGCAGCGGAAGGGGGTGA
- a CDS encoding ABC-type transport auxiliary lipoprotein family protein, with protein sequence MVRVKFATFLLAVAALTGCAALPGGGPAPLDTYDLTSISAEAAGPKRGRMQILVAEPDALKALDGENVVVRPSAGSVEFLKGAQWADRLPRVVQARLVEALQATGRLGGVGKPGEGLAIDYQVVTEIRAFEVRLDGAPRAEVALYVKLLNDRNGVVRAARAFSASAPLGGGAGNDAYVAALDRAFAEVVRELVPWVLGAV encoded by the coding sequence ATGGTTCGCGTAAAATTCGCCACATTCCTGCTTGCCGTCGCGGCCCTGACCGGCTGCGCGGCGCTGCCCGGCGGCGGCCCCGCGCCGCTCGACACCTACGACCTGACCTCGATCTCCGCCGAAGCGGCCGGGCCGAAGCGCGGCCGGATGCAGATCCTGGTGGCCGAGCCCGACGCGCTCAAGGCGCTCGACGGCGAGAACGTCGTCGTGCGCCCGTCGGCCGGCTCCGTCGAGTTCCTCAAGGGCGCGCAATGGGCCGACAGGCTGCCGCGCGTGGTGCAGGCGCGGCTGGTCGAGGCGTTGCAGGCCACGGGTAGGCTCGGCGGCGTCGGCAAGCCGGGCGAGGGGCTGGCCATCGACTATCAAGTCGTCACCGAAATCCGCGCCTTCGAGGTGCGGCTCGACGGCGCGCCGCGCGCCGAGGTCGCGCTCTACGTCAAGCTGCTCAACGACCGCAACGGCGTGGTGCGCGCCGCGCGCGCCTTCTCCGCCTCCGCGCCGCTTGGCGGCGGCGCCGGCAACGATGCCTACGTCGCCGCGCTCGACCGCGCCTTCGCCGAGGTGGTGCGCGAGCTGGTCCCGTGGGTGCTCGGCGCGGTCTGA
- a CDS encoding ABC transporter ATP-binding protein produces MERASPDTAPGNGASGEEIVLSVRDVTVAFGEKVVLDHLSLDVYRGEILGFVGASGTGKSVLLRTVLGLTPKRGGTIHIFGHDVERLDDGDRMLVDMRLGVLFQHGALFSALTVKENIQVPMREYLDLPQALMDELALLKLELVGLPFDAADKLPWQLSGGMIKRAGLARALALDPDIVFLDEPTSGLDPIGAAEFDDLVAKLRDTMGLTVYMVTHDLDSLFSVCDRIAVLGGKKVLVEGSIEDMMQVEEPWVKSYFRGKRARRIVPPSARVED; encoded by the coding sequence ATGGAACGGGCCTCTCCCGACACGGCCCCCGGCAACGGGGCGAGCGGCGAGGAGATCGTGCTGTCGGTGCGCGACGTCACCGTCGCCTTCGGCGAGAAGGTGGTGCTCGACCACCTGTCGCTCGACGTCTACCGCGGCGAGATCCTCGGCTTCGTCGGCGCGTCCGGCACCGGCAAGTCGGTGCTGCTGCGTACGGTGCTCGGCCTGACGCCGAAGCGGGGCGGCACCATCCACATCTTCGGCCACGACGTCGAGCGCCTCGACGACGGCGATCGGATGCTGGTCGACATGCGGCTCGGCGTCCTGTTCCAGCACGGCGCGCTGTTCTCGGCCCTGACGGTCAAGGAGAACATCCAGGTGCCGATGCGCGAGTATCTCGACCTGCCGCAGGCGCTGATGGACGAGCTCGCCCTGCTCAAGCTCGAGCTGGTCGGCCTGCCGTTCGACGCCGCCGACAAGCTGCCGTGGCAGCTTTCCGGCGGCATGATCAAGCGGGCGGGGCTGGCGCGGGCGCTGGCGCTCGACCCCGACATCGTCTTCCTCGACGAGCCGACCTCGGGTCTCGACCCGATCGGCGCGGCCGAATTCGACGATCTGGTGGCGAAGCTGCGCGACACGATGGGGCTGACCGTCTACATGGTGACGCACGATCTCGACAGCCTGTTCTCCGTCTGCGACCGCATCGCGGTCCTCGGCGGCAAGAAGGTGCTGGTCGAAGGTTCGATCGAGGACATGATGCAGGTCGAGGAACCGTGGGTGAAATCTTACTTTCGCGGCAAGCGGGCGCGGCGGATCGTTCCTCCGTCCGCAAGAGTTGAAGATTAG
- the dgcA gene encoding N-acetyl-D-Glu racemase DgcA: protein MGRTLSIDEERFPLAAAFTISRGSKTEAAVLTCTVSEGENAGRGECVPYARYGETLDSVRAEIEAMREASGRGMTREALLDAMEPGAARNAIDCALWDLEAKSGAGRVAGRISPLPPRPLETAYTITLGTPEAMAAQARAQASRPLLKVKVGTEDDESRIRAVAEAAPRSRIILDANEGWSEENLARHLDIAARCRVALIEQPLPAGQDEALRGIARTVPVCADESVHTAHDLDRLTGLYDAVNIKLDKAGGLTAALVLSERARALGFKVMVGCMVGTSLAMAPAVLLAQGADFVDLDGPLLLARDRQPALRYEGSTVHPPESALWG from the coding sequence ATGGGGCGCACCCTTTCCATCGACGAGGAGCGATTTCCGCTCGCGGCCGCCTTCACGATCTCGCGCGGCTCGAAGACCGAGGCCGCGGTGCTGACCTGCACCGTCAGCGAGGGCGAGAACGCGGGGCGCGGGGAATGCGTTCCCTATGCGCGCTACGGCGAGACGCTCGACAGCGTGCGCGCCGAGATCGAGGCGATGCGCGAGGCGAGCGGGCGCGGGATGACGCGCGAGGCGCTTCTGGACGCGATGGAGCCCGGCGCGGCGCGCAACGCGATCGACTGCGCGCTGTGGGACCTCGAAGCGAAAAGCGGCGCGGGCCGGGTCGCCGGGCGCATCTCGCCCCTGCCGCCGCGGCCGCTGGAGACGGCCTACACGATCACGCTCGGCACGCCCGAGGCGATGGCGGCGCAGGCGCGCGCGCAGGCGTCGCGGCCGCTGCTCAAGGTCAAGGTCGGGACGGAGGACGACGAGAGCCGCATCCGGGCGGTGGCCGAGGCCGCGCCGCGGAGCCGCATCATCCTCGACGCCAACGAGGGCTGGAGCGAAGAGAACCTCGCCCGCCATCTCGATATCGCCGCGCGCTGCCGGGTGGCGCTGATCGAGCAGCCGCTGCCGGCGGGGCAGGACGAGGCGCTGCGCGGCATCGCCCGCACCGTCCCGGTCTGCGCCGACGAGAGCGTCCACACGGCGCACGACCTCGACCGGCTCACCGGTCTCTACGACGCCGTCAACATCAAGCTCGACAAGGCCGGCGGGCTGACGGCGGCGCTCGTGCTCAGCGAGCGCGCCCGCGCGCTCGGCTTCAAGGTGATGGTCGGCTGCATGGTCGGCACCTCGCTGGCCATGGCGCCGGCGGTGCTCCTGGCGCAGGGCGCCGATTTCGTCGATCTCGACGGGCCGCTGCTCCTGGCGCGCGACCGCCAGCCGGCGCTGCGCTACGAGGGATCGACGGTCCACCCGCCCGAGAGCGCCCTTTGGGGATGA
- a CDS encoding O-antigen ligase family protein, which yields MFLAHLSGLPRLQNVSPRAVLACALLFVAGMALLGSLKIAGAFYVLSLLLGLYLLWRLPRVRIVMPPAVRLYLGFYFCFVALVLAHIAVLSVPTSSIDQVSRIGLGLLNGFIFLVLFGFSRERLFDFAVLVAAAHAGVAIAVALYQGLDFSTFGLADDRASGVTNAIPFSEMLMTSVGLVAIALAARIEAHRSLPALMLLALVVGLGLFAVFLTGTRGTLLGFLLLFPLMMVALAGRIAPWPATAFAVLALAAMLLAGNVLFQRDPGMVTMLSDFIGGAGLDAYRTDSVGIRLQMWVVALEMIRDAPLLGQGIDSYSEVLRRPELGVPADSVLFQYSNVHNQYLDMAMKTGLVGAVLFFAPLVIALVTGLRLGLDPERRVWGRAILWVGGSYAIYGLTQTFYGHASTTLQYGVYLGLLMWLAPGGSYGNILREPEAEA from the coding sequence TCTTTCCGGCCTGCCGCGGCTTCAGAACGTGTCGCCGCGCGCCGTCCTCGCCTGCGCGCTGCTATTCGTCGCCGGGATGGCGCTGCTCGGCAGCCTGAAGATCGCCGGCGCGTTCTACGTGCTGTCGCTCCTTCTCGGCCTCTACCTCCTGTGGCGGCTTCCGCGCGTGCGGATCGTCATGCCGCCGGCGGTACGGCTGTATCTCGGCTTCTATTTCTGCTTCGTCGCGCTGGTCCTTGCCCATATCGCCGTGCTCTCGGTGCCGACCAGCAGCATCGACCAGGTCTCGCGCATCGGGCTCGGCTTGCTCAACGGCTTCATCTTCCTCGTCCTGTTCGGTTTCTCGCGCGAGCGGCTGTTCGACTTCGCCGTGCTGGTCGCGGCGGCGCATGCCGGCGTCGCCATCGCCGTCGCGCTCTATCAGGGACTGGATTTCTCGACATTCGGCCTCGCCGACGACCGCGCCAGCGGCGTCACCAACGCCATCCCCTTTTCGGAGATGCTGATGACCTCCGTCGGGCTGGTGGCGATCGCGCTCGCCGCGCGCATCGAGGCGCATCGCAGCCTGCCCGCTTTGATGCTGCTGGCGCTGGTCGTCGGGCTCGGGCTGTTCGCGGTCTTCCTGACGGGCACGCGCGGCACGCTGCTCGGCTTCCTGCTGCTGTTCCCGCTGATGATGGTCGCGCTGGCCGGCCGCATCGCGCCGTGGCCGGCCACGGCCTTCGCCGTCCTCGCGCTCGCCGCGATGCTGCTGGCCGGCAACGTCCTGTTCCAGCGCGATCCCGGGATGGTGACGATGCTGAGCGATTTCATCGGCGGAGCCGGCCTCGACGCCTATCGGACCGATTCCGTCGGCATCCGGCTGCAAATGTGGGTCGTCGCCCTCGAGATGATCCGGGACGCGCCGCTTCTCGGGCAGGGGATCGACTCCTATTCCGAAGTGCTCCGCCGGCCCGAGTTGGGGGTGCCTGCCGATTCGGTCCTGTTCCAGTACAGCAACGTCCACAACCAGTATCTCGACATGGCGATGAAGACGGGCCTCGTGGGCGCAGTGCTGTTCTTCGCGCCGCTGGTTATCGCGCTCGTCACCGGCCTGCGGCTGGGTCTCGACCCGGAGCGGCGCGTGTGGGGCCGCGCGATCCTGTGGGTCGGCGGCTCCTACGCGATCTACGGGCTGACGCAGACCTTCTACGGCCACGCCTCCACCACCTTGCAGTACGGCGTCTATCTCGGCCTGCTGATGTGGCTCGCGCCCGGCGGAAGCTACGGCAACATCCTGCGCGAGCCCGAAGCGGAGGCGTGA
- a CDS encoding fumarylacetoacetate hydrolase family protein — MKLVRYGKAGEERPGVIDADGTVRDVSSLISDFSPETLTPDLLAAIRAADLSALPAAPQNVRLGAPLRRVGHFVAIGLNYAEHAAETGAKVPDEPVVFSKAPSSLCGPTDDILLPRGSQKLDWEVELAVVIGKRCDYVEEAEALSHVLGYTLCNDVSEREYQKERGGQWIKGKSAPTFGPLGPFIATADEIPDPQALSMFLDVNGAHRQTGSTATMIFPVAFLVSYLSRFMVLEPGDVIATGTPPGVGLGMTPPQFLRAGDEVRLGIDGLGEQRHIVVAR, encoded by the coding sequence GTGAAGCTTGTTCGATACGGCAAGGCAGGCGAGGAAAGACCGGGCGTGATCGACGCGGACGGGACGGTCCGCGACGTGTCGTCCCTCATCAGTGATTTCTCGCCCGAGACGCTGACGCCGGACCTGCTGGCGGCGATCCGCGCCGCCGATCTCTCCGCCCTGCCCGCCGCGCCGCAGAACGTGCGCCTCGGCGCGCCGCTCAGGCGCGTCGGCCATTTCGTGGCCATCGGCCTCAACTATGCCGAGCATGCGGCCGAGACGGGGGCGAAGGTTCCCGACGAGCCGGTGGTGTTCTCCAAGGCCCCGAGCTCGCTCTGCGGCCCGACCGACGACATCCTGCTGCCGCGCGGCTCGCAGAAGCTCGACTGGGAGGTCGAGCTCGCGGTGGTGATCGGCAAGCGCTGCGACTATGTCGAGGAAGCCGAGGCGCTTTCGCACGTGCTGGGCTACACGCTGTGCAACGACGTCTCCGAGCGCGAGTACCAGAAGGAGCGCGGCGGCCAGTGGATCAAGGGCAAGAGCGCGCCGACCTTCGGGCCGCTCGGCCCGTTCATCGCCACCGCAGACGAGATCCCCGATCCGCAGGCGCTGTCGATGTTCCTCGACGTCAACGGCGCGCACCGCCAGACCGGCAGCACCGCGACGATGATCTTCCCCGTCGCCTTCCTCGTCTCCTACCTGTCGCGCTTCATGGTGCTGGAGCCGGGAGACGTGATCGCCACCGGGACGCCGCCCGGCGTCGGCCTCGGCATGACGCCGCCGCAATTCCTGCGCGCGGGCGACGAGGTGCGGCTCGGCATCGACGGGCTGGGCGAGCAGAGGCACATCGTGGTGGCGCGCTGA
- a CDS encoding MlaE family lipid ABC transporter permease subunit has product MLSKERTEARGTAKAGHDRAPAIAVERADGGKVVTLSGVWITRSVYLVDAGVRAVEAEADAGATVIDISAVTRIDTAGAWLVERLAASLRAAGASVEIRGASPAAQILLPAVRPALEKEPQETKKPGFFVTRWLESLGRSTENAWKDFLYAMDILGAAIRGAQMKLGRGHAVNPAAIFHQIDRMGIGAIPVVVLISAIVGAIVAQQGAYQLRWFGAEIFIVDLVGILSLRELGVLLTAIMVAGRSGSAITAEIGSMKMREEIDALKVIGLNPIGVLVFPRLVALVVAVPCLTVIANAASLGGGLLVSWAYSGIAPETFIDRLHAGIDLSTIFAGLIKAPFMAIVIGIVASVEGMKVEGSAESLGRHVTASVVKSIFVVIVLDGLFAMFYVAIDF; this is encoded by the coding sequence ATGTTGAGCAAAGAACGCACGGAAGCAAGGGGAACGGCGAAGGCCGGGCACGACCGCGCGCCCGCCATCGCTGTCGAGCGGGCGGACGGCGGCAAGGTCGTGACGCTTTCCGGCGTCTGGATCACGCGCTCGGTCTATCTCGTCGATGCCGGCGTGCGCGCCGTCGAGGCGGAGGCGGACGCCGGCGCGACCGTCATCGACATTTCGGCGGTGACGCGCATCGACACAGCCGGGGCCTGGCTCGTCGAGCGCCTGGCCGCGTCGCTGCGCGCCGCCGGCGCGTCCGTCGAGATACGCGGCGCCTCGCCCGCCGCGCAGATCCTGCTGCCGGCCGTGCGACCCGCGCTCGAAAAGGAGCCGCAGGAGACGAAAAAGCCCGGCTTCTTCGTCACCCGTTGGCTCGAATCGCTGGGGCGCTCGACAGAGAACGCCTGGAAGGATTTCCTCTACGCGATGGACATCCTCGGCGCGGCGATCCGCGGCGCGCAGATGAAGCTCGGGCGCGGTCACGCGGTCAACCCGGCCGCCATCTTCCACCAGATCGACCGCATGGGCATCGGGGCGATCCCCGTCGTCGTCCTCATCTCCGCCATCGTCGGGGCCATCGTCGCCCAGCAGGGCGCCTACCAGCTGCGCTGGTTCGGGGCGGAGATCTTCATCGTCGATCTCGTCGGCATCCTGTCGCTGCGCGAGCTCGGCGTGCTTCTGACGGCGATCATGGTCGCCGGCCGCTCCGGCAGCGCCATCACCGCCGAGATCGGCTCGATGAAGATGCGCGAGGAGATCGACGCGCTGAAGGTGATCGGGCTGAACCCGATCGGCGTCCTGGTGTTCCCGCGCCTCGTCGCGCTGGTCGTCGCCGTTCCCTGCCTCACCGTCATCGCCAACGCCGCCTCGCTCGGCGGCGGGCTGCTGGTGAGCTGGGCCTATTCGGGCATCGCGCCGGAGACCTTCATCGACCGCCTGCATGCCGGCATCGACCTTTCCACCATCTTCGCCGGCCTTATCAAGGCCCCTTTCATGGCTATCGTCATCGGCATCGTCGCCTCGGTCGAAGGCATGAAGGTGGAAGGCAGCGCCGAATCGCTCGGCCGCCACGTCACCGCTTCGGTGGTGAAGTCCATCTTCGTCGTCATCGTGCTCGACGGGCTGTTTGCCATGTTCTACGTGGCGATCGATTTCTAG